One genomic segment of Drosophila melanogaster chromosome 3R includes these proteins:
- the CG31226 gene encoding uncharacterized protein, isoform B translates to MCSYPCYPCAALCPCGGSGPSGFYDPCFGPYNGPFNSWCGASGPGFWRGGCC, encoded by the coding sequence ATGTGCAGCTATCCTTGCTATCCTTGCGCCGCCTTGTGTCCCTGCGGAGGCAGTGGACCAAGTGGATTCTACGATCCGTGCTTTGGACCCTACAACGGACCATTTAACTCCTGGTGCGGAGCAAGTGGACCCGGTTTCTGGAGAGGTGGATGTTGCTAG